From Strigops habroptila isolate Jane chromosome 1, bStrHab1.2.pri, whole genome shotgun sequence, a single genomic window includes:
- the GGCT gene encoding gamma-glutamylcyclotransferase produces the protein MEPGGGMGTQQGSSGGCCFLYYAYGSNLLRERLLLSNPSAALYGLACLQDFKLEFGHHQGRTSSVWHGGTATIVQSPGDEVWGIVWKMNTSNLSSLDKQEGVEAGIYVPIEVNVQTQAGEVLTCRSYQMQDYVCGPPSPQYKKVICMGAKQNGLPTDYQKKLEAVETNNYAGPVPIMEKIEAAIKEKEKKSA, from the exons ATGGAGCCGGGTGGTGGCATGGGCACCCAGCAGGGCAGCAGCGGTGGCTGTTGCTTCTTGTACTACGCGTACGGCAGCAACTTGCTGCGGGAGCGGCTGCTTCTGAGCAACCCCTCGGCGGCGCTGTACGGCCTGGCATGCCTGCAG GATTTTAAGCTCGAGTTTGGCCATCATCAAGGCAGGACAAGTTCTGTCTGGCATGGAGGTACAGCTACCATTGTTCAGAGCCCTGGAGACGAAGTATGGGGAATAGTGTGGAAAATGAACACTAGCAATTTAAGTTCACTGGATAA GCAAGAGGGAGTTGAAGCTGGCATTTATGTCCCAATAGAAGTTAATGTCCAGACTCAAGCAGGAGAGGTACTCACGTGTCGGAGCTACCAGATGCAGGACTATGTCTGTGGTCCCCCTTCTCCTCAGTATAAAAAG GTTATCTGTATGGGTGCAAAACAGAATGGCTTGCCAACTGACTATCAGAAGAAACTAGAAGCTGTTGAAACTAACAACTATGCAGGGCCGGTGCCAATCATGGAAAAAATTGAAGCTGCtattaaagaaaaggaaaaaaaatctgcatag